From a region of the Salinispira pacifica genome:
- a CDS encoding HD domain-containing protein translates to METSPAAPDQDISSLLDSSNISWSWVAFSALDRYYRGRNRATSFGQVPRSIPHETILVHGDLPDLAKTGIPLEFPGIEGVDAAAWNGRGRSWFIFTEAEENIREMPEDASQAIEALFGFPGEVPGILNALHRPRHFHFPGNYHWIKDRSFVSAIRSRLAELHSPMSSTPPELRVLFSAAIILSRYGTGAARFSSKRPLADSLSCPDIGDSGEKQEYIQSLESEAGRLSPEYMRVCMELILSGPAADLGLDLLHCAGVFSMLFPALADMDATEQAKDHHPEGNVWRHSLESMKYRKTPDLRLAYALLLHDAGKPDARPKNGKRFHNHAQLGGDIAKKLLAEIGVDQQTIEDTVWLIEHHMYPPALSRLPDRMRDPVMADPRFPLLLELYRCDISASFSGPQRYYQACDIYNRYRKDRGLGKWRGETLSDQF, encoded by the coding sequence ATGGAAACTTCTCCGGCAGCACCCGATCAGGACATTTCATCGCTTCTGGATTCCTCGAATATTTCCTGGAGCTGGGTCGCATTCAGCGCACTGGACAGATATTACCGGGGCAGAAACCGGGCCACCTCTTTTGGACAGGTGCCCCGGAGCATTCCCCATGAAACAATTCTGGTTCACGGCGATCTTCCTGATCTGGCGAAGACAGGAATCCCCCTTGAATTTCCCGGCATTGAAGGTGTGGATGCCGCAGCATGGAACGGCCGCGGAAGAAGCTGGTTTATATTCACCGAGGCTGAGGAAAACATCCGCGAAATGCCTGAAGATGCCAGTCAGGCAATAGAAGCTCTGTTCGGGTTCCCTGGAGAAGTACCGGGAATTCTGAATGCACTGCACCGGCCCCGTCATTTCCATTTTCCCGGAAACTATCACTGGATCAAGGACCGTTCATTTGTATCGGCGATTCGCAGCAGGCTCGCTGAACTGCACAGCCCTATGAGTTCTACACCTCCTGAACTGAGGGTTCTGTTCTCTGCAGCCATCATCTTGTCCAGATACGGAACAGGAGCCGCCCGTTTCTCCTCCAAAAGGCCTCTTGCAGACTCCCTCTCCTGCCCTGATATTGGGGATTCGGGGGAAAAGCAGGAGTATATTCAATCTCTGGAGTCGGAAGCAGGCAGGCTGTCCCCTGAATACATGAGAGTCTGCATGGAATTGATCCTCAGCGGACCCGCGGCGGACCTGGGACTTGATCTGCTCCACTGTGCGGGGGTGTTTTCCATGCTATTTCCCGCCCTTGCAGATATGGACGCCACAGAGCAGGCCAAGGATCACCATCCCGAAGGCAATGTGTGGCGTCACAGTCTTGAAAGCATGAAATACCGTAAAACTCCGGATCTCCGGCTTGCCTACGCTCTTCTGCTTCATGACGCAGGAAAGCCGGACGCCAGACCCAAAAACGGAAAACGTTTCCATAACCATGCCCAGCTGGGCGGAGATATTGCAAAAAAGCTGTTGGCAGAAATCGGCGTGGATCAGCAGACAATCGAAGATACGGTGTGGCTCATTGAACACCATATGTATCCGCCGGCTCTTTCCAGGCTGCCGGACAGAATGAGGGATCCGGTAATGGCTGACCCTCGTTTCCCCCTTTTGCTGGAACTGTACCGTTGCGACATCAGCGCGAGTTTTTCCGGACCCCAGCGCTATTATCAGGCATGCGATATTTATAACCGATACCGGAAAGACCGGGGACTGGGGAAATGGAGGGGAGAGACGCTCTCAGACCAGTTTTGA